AGTTGATGATGAAAATAATTCAGATACAAAAATATACTTGTATGCTGGTGGAGATGAAAGTGAAACAATGGTTTCTCATGTAAAAAATTTCAAAGAGCGCATCATCGCTAGTGAATTTGTTAAGGATAAAATGAAAATTAATTTAAGTATTAATAAACAAGGGAAACATAACGAAATTTATTGGAGTGATGAATTTCCTAAAGCTATTGAGTGGCTATTTTTTAAAACAAAAGAAAATTAAATGAAAACAAAGAAAATTGCTAGTTTAGAAAATTTTGTAGGATCGGTGTTAATACCTGTCTTTGAAACCAATCCGAAAAATCTAATTCCAATCCAATTTGGTGATTTATCCATTTCATCTAAAGTTTTTTATGGTAAAAAAGATACGCATTATCTGGCAGAGAAAAACGATACTACTTTTATTTTTATTGGGCTAGGAAAATCAATTGATTATAAATCTTTAAAGACCACTTTTCGTAGAATTGCAGTTAAAGAAAAAGAATCTTTTTCTAAACAAGTTGCTTTAAATATTCCAGAAGAATTCAGCGACGAACAAGTAGAAGCAGTAGTATCTGGATTACTTTTAGGTACATATAACTTAGGACACTATAAAAAACAAGTAGATCATCCGTTTTTGGATACTAATTTTGAATTGGAAATTGTATCGACCAAGGATTTTTCAGATGTGATAAATAAAGCAATAAAAATCGCTAAAGCACAATTAGAAACATTAGCTCTAGTAGATCTACCTCCAAATAAAGTAACTCCAAAATATTTAGCTAGTTGGGCGCAAGATAAAGGGACTAAATATGGATTTGATATTAAAGTGCTGGGTCTAGAAGCTTCAAAAATTGAAGGTTTAGGTGCTTTTTTGGCTGTTGGAAAAGGAAGTCAAAATGAACCACAGTTTGTCATTATGAGCTACACTCCAAAGAAAAATGCAGAAAAGTTAAAACACGTTGGATTAGTAGGAAAGGGAATCACTTTTGATACAGGGGGATTAAATATTAAAACGGCAGGAATGGTCCATATGAAATGTGATATGGCAGGTGGAGCTGCTGTATTTGGCGCCATGCAGTTGATAGCCGATTTGCAATTACCAGTTCAAGTTACTGCAATTGTACCATGTGCTGAAAATTCAGTAGATAAGACTTCTTTTTTACCTAGTGATGTGATTCAAAGTTATAGCGGGAATTCAATTGAAATTATTGATACAGATGCTGAAGGCCGACTTATATTAGCAGATGGTTTATCCTATTTAATCAAAAATTACCAACCCGAGTATATTGTAGATGTTGCGACTCTTACCGGTAGTAGTGTGGGTACTTTAGGGTATGAATGTGGTGCTTTATTTACCAATAACGAAGTTGTTTCTAAAAAAATACAAGAAGCAGGAGATGCTGTAGGAGAGCGTTTATGGCCATTGCCACTTTGGGATGTGTATAAACAAGATATTGAAAGCGACATCGCTGACGTTAAAAATTATAGTGGAAAACCAGTAGCAGGTGCGATCAGTGCTGCCAAATTTTTGGAATTTTTTACTCAAGAACACCCAGCGTGGGCGCATCTCGATGTTGCTGGAGTTGCATTTGGGGATGATGAATTTGCAAAAAGTAAACATGCTACTGCTTATGGTGTTCATTTATTAACTAAATTCATTGAAAATTTATAAAGCTTATGGAAAATGCTAAAACCTTCATTTGTATTTCGAACTATTTCAAAGGAGCCGATTTTTTGACTCATTTAAAAAGTCTTGGAAATAAAGTATACCTAATTACCAGTGAAAAATTAAGAGATAAACCTTGGCCACATGAAGCTATAGAAGAAACTTTTTATATGCAGGGCCAAGATACCGATTGGAATTTAGAGCATTTATTATTAGGTGTTGGTAATTTAATGAAATCCAATAAAATAGATGCCATAGTTGCTTTGGATGATTATGATGTTGAGAAAGCAACATATCTTAGGGAAAACTTGCGTATTGATGGGATGGGTCAAACTACGGGACGCTATTTTAGAGACAAACTAGCTATGCGTATGAGAGCAAAAAGTTGTGGAATACCAAATCCCGCATTTTGTTCTTTATTCAATGATCATGATATCAATACATTTGTGGATACTGTTCCAGCTCCGTGGGTCTTAAAGCCACGTTCAGAAGCTTCAGCTTCAGGGATAATTAAAGTATATGACAAAGAAACTTTATGGATACATATCAACGAAATGGGTAATAATCGTTTCAAATATTTATTAGAACAATTTAAACCTGGAGATGTATACCATTGTGACAGTTTAATTTTAGATAAAAAAGTAATATTTAGCATAACATCTAAATATTTAGCTACACCCATGGAAATTTCACAAGGTGGAGGTGTATTTAGAAGTTCAAATATCCCGTATGGTTCTGATGATGATGTAGCAATTAAAGAAGTAAATGAACAAGTCATGAAAGGTTTTGGTTTAAAACATGGTGCTGCACATACTGAATTTATAAAATGCAATGAAGATGGTGAAATCTACTTTTTAGAAACGTCATCTAGAGTAGGAGGTGCCCATTTAGCAGAAATGGTTGCTGCAGCTTCTAATATTAATTTATGGAAAGAGTGGGCGGCAATTGAGGACGCTTTGGTAAAAGGAAAAAAATATAAATTACCAAAAGTAAAAAAAGAATATGCTGGTATCGTTTTGACTTTATCAAAATATCAGCACCCTGATTTATCTTCTTTTTCAGACCCCGAAGTTTGTTTTAAAGTTCCTTTAGAGTATCATGCCGGTTTAATTGTACAATCTGATAAAAATGAAAGAATATTGGAGTTACTAAATGACTATGTTGATCGCTTATTAGCTGATTTTTCAGTAGTCCTAAAACAAGAAAAAATAGTCAAACTTCATTAATTCTCAGTTTTTAAAAACTACAAAAAAAATATTTATATCCTCACAATTTCATGAAAAAGTATTTCGCATCCATTTTTTTATTTTTACTGTTTTTACAAAATAGTACGGCTCAAGGTCTTTTATCAAAGTCTGAATTACAATTTACTAGACAGGATACTTTACGAGGAAGTATTACAAAAGAGAGAGCGTGGTGGGATGTGAAAAAGTATCATTTAGATATTAAAGTTAATCCTTCAGATAGCACAATTACAGGGTCTAACACTATTACATATAAAGTATTAGAAGAGTATAATAAGATGCAGGTAGATTTACAAAATCCAATGGAAATCTATAAAGTAATTCAAGATGGCAAAACGCTAAAATATACCCAAGAAGGAAATGCCTTTTTTATTGATTTAGTTTCACCACAAATTATTGGTGCCACAAAAGAACTTATTGTTTTTTACGGAGGAAAACCAAAAGTTGCAGTAAATCCACCTTGGGATGGAGGAATCACTTGGAAAAAAGATTCTAACAATAATTTATTTATAGCTTCGTCTTGTCAAGGATTGGGAGCCAGTGTTTGGTGGCCCAATAAAGATCATATGTATGACGAAGTGGAAAATATGCTGATTAGCGTAAATGTGCCAGGAAATTTGATGGATGTTTCCAATGGTCGTTTGCTAAGCGTAAAAAAATTAAAAGATGGAACAAAAACGTACAATTGGTATGTTTCAAACCCTATTAATAATTATGGAGTCAACATAAACATTGGGGATTATGTTACTTTTTCTGAAAAATACAAAGGAGAAAAAGGAGATCTAGATTGCAGTTATTATGTACTGAGAGATAATTTGGCTAAAGCCAAAGAGCAATTCAAAGACGTTCCGCGCATGCTTAAAGCTTTTGAACATTGGTTTGGCCCTTATCCTTTTTATGAAGATAGTTATAAACTTGTTGAAGCGCCTTATTTAGGAATGGAACATCAAAGTTCCGTTACATATGGTAATGGTTTTAAAAATGGATATCGAGGTCGAGATTTAAGTGGAACTGGCTGGGGTCTAAAATTTGATTTTATAATTATTCATGAATCGGGACACGAATGGTTTGCTAATAATATAACATATCGAGATATTGCTGATATGTGGATCCATGAAAGCTTTACCAATTATGCAGAAAGTCTTTTTGTAGAATATTATTATGGAAAAGAAGCGGGAGCCGAGTATGTTAGAGGTACAAGAAAAGGAATTAAGAATGATAAGCCAATCATTGGAAATTACGATGTAAACAATGAAGGTTCTGGCGATATGTATCCTAAGGGAGGAAATATGTTACATACAATTCGCCAAATTGTAAATAATGATGAAAAATGGCGTTCTATCCTTAGAGGATTAAACAGTACTTTTTACCATCAAACAGTAACTACAAAACAAATTGAAGATTATTTGACAACAGCAGTTGGAATTGACTTATCAACCGTTTTTAATCAATACTTAAGAGATACTCATATTCCAACTTTAGAATATTATTTCAAAGAAAACAAATTGGGTTTTCGTTGGACAAATTGTGTAAAAGGATTTAATATGCCAGTAAAAGTTTTAATTGATGGAAAAGAAAAATGGTTAAAACCTAATACTGGATGGAGTACTGAAACTGCTGAATTCAAAATAAAAAAATTACAAATAGACAAGGATTTTTATGTAGCAGGATTTGATATTTCAGAATAAATTTTGCTAATTTTACCTCAGTTTTTTAAAATAATCAACTGTAAAATACTTTTCAAATCATGAAAAATTCAGCCATAAAATTGTTTTCTTTATTATTTGTTAGTCATTTTGCAATGGGTCAAACTAATGTTAAGAATCAAGATCTAGCAATTGCGAACACCAGTACTTTGGGTGATACAATAGCAATCGCTAAGTCAAGTGAAATGCTTAATGAGGATTTATATTGGACAATAGTTGAAAACTCAATAAAACAAACTACAAACCAAGAGGACCAAGAGCTTTTTTTAATTTCAGAAATTGAAAAGTTAAGCCCAAAAGAAATGATTGGTTTTCGTTTAAGAACTGACAAACTTCTTTTTGACACTTATAATGAAAATTTATGGTGTGCAGCATATATTATCAACGGTGGTTGTTCTGATGGTGGTTTTGAATATTTTAGATGTTGGTTAATTGCTAAGGGAAAAGATGCATTCTATAAAGTAAAAGATAATCCTGATGCCCTAATTAATTTAGTAACAAAAGGGCAGGAGAACTATGAGTTTGAAGGTTTTTGGTATGTGGCGATGAATGCTTTTAAAAACAAAACCGATAAAGAATTATTCTCTTATATAGATTACGATAGATTTGTTACAAATGATGAAAATTACCCTGTTTTGAAATTTTCATGGAATGTCGACGAACCTAATACTATGGGAGTAATTTGCCCTATTTTATTTAAAAATCTTTGGAAATAAAATAACAAACAATTATTTTTTCTTAAATTGAATAGGGTTTTTACCAACTACCTTTTTAAAAATTCGATTAAAATAAGATAAACTTTCAAATCCACATTCATAACAGGTCTCTGTCACATTTTTATCGCTTTTTAACAGCCTTTTAGCTTGCTCGATTCGATACTGATTAAGGAATTCTATAAAAGTTAATTGCGTCATTTTTTTAAAATAGCGACAAAAAGCAGCTTTAGATAAATTCGTTTTTTCGGCTATTTCTTCTAATGAAATGGGTCTTTGAAAGTTTTCTTCAATAAATTCGTAAACAATTTTCAATCGCAATTGCTCTTTGTTATTATACATGTTTTCAAAGGGAACATCATGTAAAAGTGTCATTTCAGTAGAATTTGCAAGTAATTGAAATAGACTCAGTACTTCTATAAATTGCTCGAAATGAGATAATAAATGTAACTTTTGGAGTCTTTTACCAACTGTTTCTTTGATTTTCCCATTAAAACAAATCACTCTTTTAGAATTCTCAAAGAATTGATAAATTGATGCTAACTCAGGAGTAACTGCCAAATCATTTTTGAAAAAATCTTCGTTTACTTGTAAAACTACTTTTTCATATTCTGTTTTTATTCCATAATCGAAATTCAAATGTGGAATATTAGATCCTATAAAGACCAAGTCACTTCCTTCAAAATTACCCACATGATTTCCTACACGTCTTGTTCCACTTGGGGCAACGATAAAAGTTAGTTCAAATTCAGGGTGAAAATGCCAATAATAGAAATCGTTCAATTTTGGATTTACTAATATTCGGAATGAGCTTCCTGCTAATCTTTTTATGTCTTCAAAAACTATTTTCATTTTTATTTAAAACTATTAATTGTTCAAAAATATACATAATAACGATTAAAAGTAGTAAATAAATCAATATTGTACAAATAGAAGAGAATTTTGTAGAAATTAATGGCATTCATTTTTTATAATTTTGAATTATTAATAATAACTAAATATTCAAATAATGGAAAATAAGGAAAAAACAATGACACCAAATATGGTGCCTACGATGGCAAATAATAATGCTCATAAAGACATTCCTGGAAATCCTTCAACGGCAAAATCGAGTACTTTAAAATTGAATGATCGTTCTGATGGGAAGCCCTTACGTTTATTAACAGAAGATGATTGGATATTTTGGAAAGTCAACGGATATATTGTGATAAAAAATGCTGTTCCAAAAGAGAATGCTAAAAAGATGGCTGACTTTTTATGGGAATTTGAAGAAAAAAATCAAAATGACCCCGAAACTTGGTACGCTCCACCAAGAGCCGAAATGCAAATGAAAGAACTTACTAATAGTGGTATGGTCGAAGTGTACAATCACCAATACCAGTGGGATAATAGACAAATGCAGAAAGTATATGACGCATTTGTTGATATCTGGGGAACTGAGAAATTATGGGTGACTATTGATAGAGCTAATCTCAATTTGCCAATCAGACCTGGTTTTGATTTTAAAGGATTTATTCATTGGGATTATGATCCTGACACCAAGCCACAAAACGTTCAAGGAGTTCTTGCCTTAGCTGATCAAACGGATGAAAATATGGGAGGTTTTCAATGTATTCCTGATTTATATCGCAATTATGATACCTGGAAATTAACACAACCCGAAGATCGTAACCGTTTTAAACCAGATGTAACAGGATTAGAAGATAAATTTGTAAAAGTAAAAATGGAAGCTGGGGATTTATTAATTTTCAATAGTACACAGCCACATGGGATACGGCCTAATATAACAAAGGATAAAGTGAGAATGGCACAATATATTTCTATGATGCCAGCAGAAGAAGATAATGAAGAGCTTAAACAATGGCGTATTAATTCTTGGAAAAATAGGGTGGCACCTGAAGGATATGCTTTTCCGGGAGATCCACGCAAATGGGAACAAACTAAATATGAAACTGCAGAGTTGACCGATTTAGGTAAAAAATTATTAGGACTTGATAAATGGGAATAAAAAAAGGGATACGAAAAGTATCCCTTTTTTGTGGCTTTATATTAAGTTGTTCTTTATATAATTATAACTAGCAGCTGCAGATTCTATTGGATTAGGAATGTAGTTACTTTCATGTTCCAAAAAGAAACGTTTCATTCCAGAAAGTTCCGATTGAGCAAAAATAGATTTAAAGTCAATAGTTCCAGTTCCTATCACAGCATTAAATTCATGATTGGCTTTATCCATATCTTTTACATGCCACATTTTAAAACGGCCTGGATGTTCTTTAAATAATTGCAATGGATCATGGCCTGCACGTACTACCCAATATAAATCCATTTCAAAATCAACTAATTTTTTATCAGTTTCATTTAGTAAAATTTCATAACCATTAGTTGCTCCGAATTTAGTAAATTCAAAATCATGATTGTGATATGCTAATTTTAAACCAGCGGCCTTGCAAATTTCGGCTGCTTTATTAACTTTTAAGGCTAATTTTTTATAATCATCCCCAGTTTTACCTCTTAAGTTCTCCACAACATAAGGAACAGTAATGTATTCACTACCTAATATATTAGCTGCTTCAGTGTAGGACTTAATTACATCTGTATTACCATTTTCTATATAACCATTAAAATCAAAATGA
The Flavobacterium sp. WC2421 genome window above contains:
- a CDS encoding sugar phosphate isomerase/epimerase family protein; the encoded protein is MIKRRDFLINSGLALSALAIAPSFAFAAKKKAIGIQLWTLRDTFPKDVKEVLAQVGKIGFNEVETFGFSPTKGFFGTSVKDFKKMLCDNDLKATSNHFDFNGYIENGNTDVIKSYTEAANILGSEYITVPYVVENLRGKTGDDYKKLALKVNKAAEICKAAGLKLAYHNHDFEFTKFGATNGYEILLNETDKKLVDFEMDLYWVVRAGHDPLQLFKEHPGRFKMWHVKDMDKANHEFNAVIGTGTIDFKSIFAQSELSGMKRFFLEHESNYIPNPIESAAASYNYIKNNLI
- a CDS encoding M1 family metallopeptidase, whose translation is MKKYFASIFLFLLFLQNSTAQGLLSKSELQFTRQDTLRGSITKERAWWDVKKYHLDIKVNPSDSTITGSNTITYKVLEEYNKMQVDLQNPMEIYKVIQDGKTLKYTQEGNAFFIDLVSPQIIGATKELIVFYGGKPKVAVNPPWDGGITWKKDSNNNLFIASSCQGLGASVWWPNKDHMYDEVENMLISVNVPGNLMDVSNGRLLSVKKLKDGTKTYNWYVSNPINNYGVNINIGDYVTFSEKYKGEKGDLDCSYYVLRDNLAKAKEQFKDVPRMLKAFEHWFGPYPFYEDSYKLVEAPYLGMEHQSSVTYGNGFKNGYRGRDLSGTGWGLKFDFIIIHESGHEWFANNITYRDIADMWIHESFTNYAESLFVEYYYGKEAGAEYVRGTRKGIKNDKPIIGNYDVNNEGSGDMYPKGGNMLHTIRQIVNNDEKWRSILRGLNSTFYHQTVTTKQIEDYLTTAVGIDLSTVFNQYLRDTHIPTLEYYFKENKLGFRWTNCVKGFNMPVKVLIDGKEKWLKPNTGWSTETAEFKIKKLQIDKDFYVAGFDISE
- a CDS encoding AraC family transcriptional regulator; its protein translation is MKIVFEDIKRLAGSSFRILVNPKLNDFYYWHFHPEFELTFIVAPSGTRRVGNHVGNFEGSDLVFIGSNIPHLNFDYGIKTEYEKVVLQVNEDFFKNDLAVTPELASIYQFFENSKRVICFNGKIKETVGKRLQKLHLLSHFEQFIEVLSLFQLLANSTEMTLLHDVPFENMYNNKEQLRLKIVYEFIEENFQRPISLEEIAEKTNLSKAAFCRYFKKMTQLTFIEFLNQYRIEQAKRLLKSDKNVTETCYECGFESLSYFNRIFKKVVGKNPIQFKKK
- a CDS encoding acetyl-CoA carboxylase biotin carboxylase subunit family protein — protein: MENAKTFICISNYFKGADFLTHLKSLGNKVYLITSEKLRDKPWPHEAIEETFYMQGQDTDWNLEHLLLGVGNLMKSNKIDAIVALDDYDVEKATYLRENLRIDGMGQTTGRYFRDKLAMRMRAKSCGIPNPAFCSLFNDHDINTFVDTVPAPWVLKPRSEASASGIIKVYDKETLWIHINEMGNNRFKYLLEQFKPGDVYHCDSLILDKKVIFSITSKYLATPMEISQGGGVFRSSNIPYGSDDDVAIKEVNEQVMKGFGLKHGAAHTEFIKCNEDGEIYFLETSSRVGGAHLAEMVAAASNINLWKEWAAIEDALVKGKKYKLPKVKKEYAGIVLTLSKYQHPDLSSFSDPEVCFKVPLEYHAGLIVQSDKNERILELLNDYVDRLLADFSVVLKQEKIVKLH
- a CDS encoding phytanoyl-CoA dioxygenase family protein, which produces MENKEKTMTPNMVPTMANNNAHKDIPGNPSTAKSSTLKLNDRSDGKPLRLLTEDDWIFWKVNGYIVIKNAVPKENAKKMADFLWEFEEKNQNDPETWYAPPRAEMQMKELTNSGMVEVYNHQYQWDNRQMQKVYDAFVDIWGTEKLWVTIDRANLNLPIRPGFDFKGFIHWDYDPDTKPQNVQGVLALADQTDENMGGFQCIPDLYRNYDTWKLTQPEDRNRFKPDVTGLEDKFVKVKMEAGDLLIFNSTQPHGIRPNITKDKVRMAQYISMMPAEEDNEELKQWRINSWKNRVAPEGYAFPGDPRKWEQTKYETAELTDLGKKLLGLDKWE
- a CDS encoding DUF4240 domain-containing protein, whose amino-acid sequence is MKNSAIKLFSLLFVSHFAMGQTNVKNQDLAIANTSTLGDTIAIAKSSEMLNEDLYWTIVENSIKQTTNQEDQELFLISEIEKLSPKEMIGFRLRTDKLLFDTYNENLWCAAYIINGGCSDGGFEYFRCWLIAKGKDAFYKVKDNPDALINLVTKGQENYEFEGFWYVAMNAFKNKTDKELFSYIDYDRFVTNDENYPVLKFSWNVDEPNTMGVICPILFKNLWK
- a CDS encoding M17 family metallopeptidase gives rise to the protein MKTKKIASLENFVGSVLIPVFETNPKNLIPIQFGDLSISSKVFYGKKDTHYLAEKNDTTFIFIGLGKSIDYKSLKTTFRRIAVKEKESFSKQVALNIPEEFSDEQVEAVVSGLLLGTYNLGHYKKQVDHPFLDTNFELEIVSTKDFSDVINKAIKIAKAQLETLALVDLPPNKVTPKYLASWAQDKGTKYGFDIKVLGLEASKIEGLGAFLAVGKGSQNEPQFVIMSYTPKKNAEKLKHVGLVGKGITFDTGGLNIKTAGMVHMKCDMAGGAAVFGAMQLIADLQLPVQVTAIVPCAENSVDKTSFLPSDVIQSYSGNSIEIIDTDAEGRLILADGLSYLIKNYQPEYIVDVATLTGSSVGTLGYECGALFTNNEVVSKKIQEAGDAVGERLWPLPLWDVYKQDIESDIADVKNYSGKPVAGAISAAKFLEFFTQEHPAWAHLDVAGVAFGDDEFAKSKHATAYGVHLLTKFIENL